One window from the genome of Rubrobacter naiadicus encodes:
- the rimP gene encoding ribosome maturation factor RimP, which translates to METAKLERLAQVVEEVLPAGTELVEARFGGGPLLTLLVDREDGPVDHEFCAQVTSLVSPALEAEGYAGMIEVSSPGIERPLTKPEHFRRFAGREAKVKLGEPVDGRRNFTGVIERAGEESFVLRLSEGGERVELPYRSVTRAHLKEDIRL; encoded by the coding sequence TTGGAGACGGCGAAGCTTGAGAGGCTGGCACAGGTCGTAGAAGAGGTGCTGCCCGCCGGGACGGAGCTGGTCGAGGCCCGCTTCGGCGGCGGGCCCCTGCTGACGCTTCTCGTGGACCGGGAGGACGGCCCGGTCGATCACGAGTTCTGCGCGCAGGTGACATCGCTGGTCTCGCCCGCCCTCGAGGCCGAGGGATACGCTGGAATGATAGAGGTCTCCTCGCCCGGTATCGAGCGCCCCCTGACCAAACCCGAACACTTCCGGCGCTTCGCCGGCCGGGAGGCCAAGGTGAAGCTCGGGGAGCCGGTGGACGGCAGGCGCAACTTCACCGGGGTCATAGAGCGGGCCGGGGAGGAGAGCTTCGTGTTGAGGCTCTCGGAGGGAGGCGAGAGGGTGGAGCTGCCGTACCGCTCCGTCACGCGCGCGCACCTCAAGGAGGACATACGGTTATGA
- a CDS encoding M50 family metallopeptidase, with protein sequence MTVIIAILGLIFLIVIHEMGHMLTAKALGVHVPEFSVGFGPALLQRKIGRTVYSFRIVLLGGFARMAGMDDEEKGPDTYPAKPPWRRALIILAGPFTNILASIVILALVYMFSGVITGASMRVENVVPHSFAAQAGVKPGDEIVAFDGRKMSGWSEFQKAVSSQKPGEKATLVVRRDGHRVTFSGRLGKNPDDPRQALVGVQPQPVRRTYGPLEATGLAASRVWFVTEQLGSFIGQLASGQQSFSKSVSGPIGIVAISSESVSQGYFFSLLSFISLNLGLFNLIPLLPLDGGHLLVIAAEKVRGRPVSKETVMKIAAFGLTLLLAVFLFATYGDLNKLFEGKPFIPNR encoded by the coding sequence GATCGTCATCCACGAGATGGGGCACATGCTCACGGCGAAGGCGCTCGGCGTGCACGTACCCGAGTTCAGCGTCGGCTTCGGTCCCGCGCTTTTGCAGAGAAAGATCGGGCGGACGGTCTACTCTTTCAGGATCGTACTGCTCGGTGGTTTCGCCAGGATGGCCGGGATGGACGACGAAGAGAAGGGACCGGACACCTACCCCGCCAAGCCACCGTGGAGGCGGGCCCTCATAATCCTCGCCGGTCCGTTCACCAACATCCTCGCCTCCATCGTCATCCTCGCTCTGGTCTACATGTTCTCCGGCGTCATAACGGGTGCGAGCATGCGCGTCGAGAACGTGGTGCCACACTCGTTCGCGGCGCAGGCGGGCGTGAAACCGGGGGACGAGATCGTGGCGTTCGACGGCAGGAAGATGAGCGGCTGGAGCGAGTTCCAGAAGGCCGTCTCCTCCCAGAAGCCCGGCGAGAAGGCCACCCTGGTGGTCAGGAGGGACGGCCACAGGGTGACCTTCTCCGGCAGGCTCGGCAAGAACCCGGACGATCCGAGACAGGCGCTCGTCGGGGTGCAGCCCCAGCCGGTGCGCAGGACCTACGGTCCGCTCGAGGCCACCGGGCTTGCGGCGAGCAGGGTCTGGTTCGTCACCGAACAGCTCGGTTCTTTCATCGGACAGCTCGCGAGCGGGCAACAGAGCTTCTCCAAGAGCGTCAGCGGCCCGATCGGGATCGTCGCCATAAGCAGCGAGTCGGTCTCGCAGGGGTACTTCTTCTCCCTGCTCTCGTTCATAAGCCTCAACCTCGGGCTCTTCAACCTGATCCCGCTGCTTCCCCTCGACGGGGGGCACCTGCTCGTCATAGCCGCCGAGAAGGTACGCGGGAGGCCGGTCAGCAAGGAGACGGTGATGAAGATCGCCGCCTTCGGGCTCACCCTGCTCCTTGCGGTCTTTCTGTTCGCCACCTACGGGGATCTGAACAAGCTCTTCGAGGGCAAACCGTTCATCCCCAACCGCTAG